A genomic window from Candidatus Methylacidiphilum fumarolicum includes:
- a CDS encoding aspartate aminotransferase family protein — protein MEKEKNIPGKKSRILSEELSSYECHNITAISSNGPIFWQQAKGVHVWDVDGNKYLDLSGGFGVAALGYRHPKIYRSLLNQLDTLWHVMGDVYPSKEKVELCRLLSQITFEKWENQRGKVILGCTGSDAIEAALKTAFFHTKKNKFITFYGGYHGLSLGALAVNGLDDFRKPLEGLYAPIASFLPYPSCIDCIDKSQSLTQKDCLCEPLFEEKLEKMIHEGYGAILFEPLQGRGGIVVPPDWFLPLLRRMSTKHNILLIADEIFTGLYRTGKRFGCDVAGIVPDIICLGKSMAGAFPISACIGRENVMDSWPKNDGEAIHTSTFLGNPIGCRMAIEQIKELEKKHEQLFIEEKGEYFLSLLNNLSKRFNCLKNPRGKGLFLGVDIVDEKGCPAPEIAAKIVIKMLQKGIIVLTEGPFRNVLSFTPPLIISFKQIGSVVRILEQIIKIVLKETKWS, from the coding sequence ATGGAAAAAGAGAAAAATATTCCTGGGAAAAAATCAAGGATATTATCTGAAGAGCTTTCCAGTTATGAGTGCCATAATATCACTGCTATTTCCTCTAATGGTCCTATTTTCTGGCAGCAAGCAAAAGGGGTTCACGTATGGGATGTCGATGGGAATAAATATTTAGACCTCAGCGGAGGATTTGGAGTAGCCGCTTTAGGCTATCGCCATCCAAAAATCTATCGTTCTCTTCTAAATCAATTAGACACACTTTGGCATGTGATGGGTGATGTCTATCCTTCAAAAGAAAAAGTGGAGCTCTGTCGATTGCTCTCCCAAATAACCTTTGAAAAGTGGGAAAATCAAAGAGGGAAAGTCATCTTAGGTTGTACTGGGAGCGATGCTATAGAAGCTGCATTAAAAACAGCATTTTTCCATACAAAAAAAAACAAATTTATTACTTTTTACGGTGGATATCATGGCCTTTCTTTGGGAGCGTTAGCAGTCAATGGACTAGATGATTTTCGAAAACCTTTGGAAGGCTTATATGCTCCAATTGCTTCTTTTCTTCCCTATCCTAGTTGTATTGATTGTATTGATAAATCTCAAAGTTTAACTCAAAAGGATTGTCTTTGTGAGCCACTTTTCGAAGAAAAATTAGAAAAAATGATTCACGAGGGCTATGGAGCCATTCTTTTCGAACCGCTTCAAGGAAGGGGAGGTATTGTGGTGCCGCCGGATTGGTTTCTCCCTCTTTTGCGTAGGATGAGCACTAAACACAATATTTTGCTCATAGCCGATGAGATTTTTACTGGCCTTTATCGGACGGGAAAAAGATTTGGCTGTGATGTAGCTGGGATTGTACCAGATATCATATGCCTTGGAAAATCTATGGCTGGTGCTTTTCCTATTTCAGCGTGTATTGGTAGAGAAAATGTAATGGATAGCTGGCCTAAAAATGACGGGGAAGCGATTCATACTTCCACATTTCTTGGTAATCCAATTGGTTGTCGTATGGCTATTGAACAGATCAAGGAATTAGAAAAAAAGCATGAACAACTTTTCATCGAAGAAAAAGGGGAATATTTCTTGTCGCTGCTTAATAACTTGTCGAAACGTTTTAACTGTTTAAAAAATCCTCGAGGCAAAGGTTTGTTTTTGGGGGTCGATATCGTGGATGAAAAAGGCTGTCCTGCCCCAGAGATTGCCGCAAAAATTGTTATAAAGATGCTTCAAAAGGGAATTATTGTTCTCACGGAAGGACCTTTTAGGAATGTTCTCAGTTTTACTCCTCCATTGATTATCAGTTTTAAACAAATAGGCTCTGTCGTACGAATTTTGGAACAAATCATTAAAATAGTTCTCAAAGAAACCAAATGGAGCTAA
- a CDS encoding Kdo hydroxylase family protein, with protein MDISSFEHPVIQFEADRWDAEFSKEIQEKAIESIENGSVLFFPRLNFSLLPEETKFLEPSWVSGAKNISYDPRNSSLKGAEGKTEDLKLLSGMLKRYAQKTKEFLHLLFPFYGSSLRIARTSFRPVEISGRPTSPRKDDTRLHVDAFPSSPTGGERILRVFSNINPSGKPRSWRIGEPFPQYLKHLLPQLESPTPGKRFLLYVLGITKGYRSLYDHYMLELHDKGKLDLPYQKNSPQVAFDFPAGSTWIVFTDQVLHAVDKGQFLLEQTFHIKIEALKHPEKSPLKLLEAALNKKLVSV; from the coding sequence ATGGATATTTCTTCTTTTGAGCATCCTGTCATACAATTTGAAGCTGACCGTTGGGATGCGGAATTTTCAAAAGAGATACAGGAAAAGGCAATAGAATCCATTGAAAATGGCTCTGTCCTCTTTTTCCCCAGGCTCAATTTTTCTCTTTTACCCGAAGAAACGAAATTTCTTGAGCCTTCTTGGGTTAGTGGAGCAAAAAATATTAGCTATGATCCAAGAAATTCTAGCCTAAAAGGTGCTGAAGGAAAGACAGAGGATCTTAAGTTGCTCAGTGGGATGCTCAAACGATATGCCCAAAAGACAAAGGAATTTCTCCATCTGCTTTTTCCATTTTATGGCTCTTCATTAAGAATAGCCCGCACAAGTTTTCGGCCCGTAGAAATTTCTGGTCGACCAACTTCACCAAGAAAAGATGACACGAGGCTACATGTGGATGCCTTCCCATCTAGCCCCACTGGAGGAGAAAGGATATTGAGAGTTTTTTCTAATATAAACCCCAGCGGTAAACCAAGAAGTTGGAGAATTGGAGAGCCTTTTCCGCAATATCTCAAACACCTGCTTCCTCAACTGGAATCCCCTACCCCTGGGAAACGCTTTCTTCTTTATGTTCTTGGAATAACTAAAGGCTATAGAAGTCTATACGACCATTACATGCTCGAGCTTCATGATAAAGGTAAACTCGATTTGCCATATCAAAAAAATTCTCCTCAAGTAGCCTTCGATTTCCCAGCAGGAAGTACTTGGATTGTTTTTACAGATCAAGTGCTCCATGCTGTAGATAAAGGACAGTTTCTCCTAGAACAAACATTTCATATTAAAATAGAAGCTTTGAAACATCCCGAGAAATCCCCACTCAAACTTCTAGAAGCTGCGCTCAACAAAAAGCTAGTATCAGTTTAA
- the rpsR gene encoding 30S ribosomal protein S18, which translates to MGRNSGNLKEKKRKKRVLATPKVVKKRVDIDVEAIDFRNVELLKRYVTENGRILPRRITGLPAKLHRRLTREIKRARNVLLMK; encoded by the coding sequence ATGGGTAGAAACAGTGGCAATTTAAAGGAAAAAAAAAGAAAAAAGAGAGTTTTAGCAACTCCCAAAGTTGTTAAAAAAAGAGTGGACATTGATGTAGAAGCTATAGATTTTAGAAATGTTGAGCTGCTTAAGAGATATGTAACCGAAAATGGAAGAATTCTTCCAAGAAGAATTACTGGGCTGCCTGCAAAACTTCATAGGCGACTAACTAGGGAGATAAAAAGGGCTCGAAACGTATTGTTGATGAAATAA
- a CDS encoding Dabb family protein, whose amino-acid sequence MIHHLCFLSSQNVSNPEQIDNLMIETRVRLLKIPEIMNLRVGKNISPNGSYFFFFSFDVDSIEKLELVKQSPYYYQFEKQILAPLSAIRTEYDFEMEPRSK is encoded by the coding sequence ATGATTCATCATCTATGTTTTTTATCCTCTCAAAACGTTTCTAACCCTGAACAGATCGATAATCTAATGATTGAAACTCGAGTAAGATTATTGAAAATACCAGAAATAATGAATCTAAGAGTAGGCAAAAATATTTCGCCCAATGGCTCTTATTTCTTCTTTTTTTCTTTCGATGTGGATTCCATAGAAAAACTGGAGCTTGTTAAGCAAAGCCCTTATTATTATCAATTTGAAAAACAAATATTGGCTCCACTTTCCGCCATCAGAACCGAATATGATTTCGAAATGGAACCCCGGAGCAAGTGA
- a CDS encoding TraR/DksA family transcriptional regulator: MRKKKKKTEEKTEHATNEKAEKQKESTLQSNAMSNFENLNKVANEVNNSFDKGDNINPNLKISDLSEEERKAFLQLQKERLLDLREQVLEQMEGVSSDVLRSRPEGGESTGFGVHQADAGTDVYDRDFALSLLSQENDSLFEIDESLKRIEENTYGICQMCGKPIPIIRLQAIPYARFDIDCQRQFEKEKMYQLRKRWESVPQFADTEELLEEEHGEEEEEKKEKND, from the coding sequence ATGAGAAAGAAAAAGAAAAAAACAGAAGAAAAGACCGAACATGCCACAAATGAAAAGGCAGAGAAGCAAAAAGAAAGTACTTTGCAGTCTAATGCTATGTCAAACTTTGAGAATTTAAACAAGGTAGCTAATGAAGTAAATAACTCCTTTGACAAAGGAGATAATATCAACCCTAATCTTAAAATTTCTGATTTATCTGAAGAGGAAAGAAAAGCATTTTTGCAGCTTCAAAAAGAACGGCTTTTGGACTTGAGAGAACAAGTCCTTGAGCAAATGGAAGGGGTTTCTTCGGATGTTTTAAGATCAAGGCCTGAAGGTGGAGAATCTACAGGTTTTGGCGTCCACCAAGCAGATGCTGGTACTGACGTATATGACCGAGATTTTGCCCTTAGCTTGCTTTCTCAAGAAAATGATTCTCTTTTTGAAATTGACGAAAGTCTAAAGAGAATAGAAGAAAATACCTATGGAATTTGCCAAATGTGTGGCAAACCAATTCCTATTATTCGCCTTCAAGCTATTCCCTATGCCCGGTTTGATATCGACTGCCAACGTCAATTTGAAAAAGAAAAGATGTATCAGCTTAGAAAAAGATGGGAATCTGTACCTCAATTTGCCGATACTGAAGAGCTCTTAGAAGAGGAACATGGAGAGGAAGAAGAAGAAAAAAAAGAAAAAAATGATTAA
- a CDS encoding bactofilin family protein, with translation MIGNFLRKSEPNKPQETKIIPPSPPDPFGSPPPTTVPLEKSLQEKEKQKEQEKIIETKKTLTSNEPKKDFREAQVAEKLFNVLATGTKFSGSIAFQNQLVVNGHFEGQIYSNEGTLIIGEKAVVHAQVEVGNVLISGRFSGNIYASDLTELRNGSEVFGDVKTRRLKVEEGSILNGKCECTAKSIRDT, from the coding sequence ATGATTGGAAATTTTCTTAGAAAAAGCGAACCTAATAAACCGCAGGAAACTAAAATAATCCCTCCCTCGCCTCCAGATCCATTTGGTAGTCCTCCCCCGACTACTGTTCCTTTGGAAAAATCCCTACAAGAAAAAGAAAAACAAAAGGAACAAGAAAAAATAATCGAAACCAAAAAGACGCTTACAAGTAACGAACCCAAAAAAGATTTTAGAGAAGCACAAGTTGCCGAAAAATTATTTAATGTATTGGCAACGGGAACGAAATTTTCTGGTTCAATTGCCTTTCAAAATCAATTAGTTGTAAATGGTCATTTTGAAGGTCAAATCTATTCAAATGAGGGAACACTGATTATTGGAGAAAAAGCAGTTGTACATGCACAAGTCGAGGTAGGCAACGTATTAATTTCAGGACGATTTTCTGGTAATATTTATGCTTCTGATCTAACAGAACTGAGAAATGGATCAGAAGTTTTTGGGGATGTCAAAACCCGCCGATTAAAGGTTGAGGAAGGCTCGATTCTTAATGGAAAATGCGAATGCACCGCTAAATCGATCCGAGATACGTAG
- the rpmB gene encoding 50S ribosomal protein L28, translating to MSRICPILGIRPSKGRRIIRKGKAKKKGGIGLHTTGNTPRMFLPNLRKKSIFIPELGRKVKIRISAKGLKTMMKRGVYPLLKENGLI from the coding sequence ATGTCTAGAATTTGTCCAATTCTTGGTATTCGACCTTCTAAAGGTAGGAGAATCATTAGAAAAGGGAAAGCAAAAAAGAAGGGAGGCATAGGCTTACATACCACGGGGAATACGCCACGGATGTTCCTTCCTAATTTAAGAAAAAAAAGTATTTTCATTCCAGAGTTGGGAAGAAAAGTTAAAATACGGATCTCTGCAAAAGGGTTAAAAACCATGATGAAAAGAGGAGTTTATCCTCTCCTAAAAGAAAATGGATTGATTTAA
- the pgi gene encoding glucose-6-phosphate isomerase, translating to MNSLLSPRLWNALSEHYQKVSPLHMRDLFHSDPQRFEKFSICWDDFLFDYSKNRITEETLSLLLQAVTEVDLPGYIEKMFSGKRINFTENRPVLHVALRNRSERPIYVDGKDVMVDVKRVLEKMKNFAEAVRSKRWKGYSGKPIKDIVNIGIGGSDLGPRMVTHALKPYGHKELNVHFVSNVDGTDIAEVLKAIELDSTLFIISSKTFTTKETLTNAHTVRKQLIDYFGDPKAIEKHVVAISTNEKAVKDFGISPENMFEFWDWVGGRYSLWSAIGLSIVLYIGMDQFEELLYGAYLVDEHFRNSPLEKNIPVIMGLLGFWYGNFFGAQTYGIFPYDQYLELFPVYLQQLDMESNGKRIRRNGTVVTYPTGPILWGNPCTNGQHSFFQLLHQGTHLIPSDFIAPIQTHNPIGNHHLILLSNFFAQTEALMKGKTEQEAKEEMQKAKLNPEAIEKLLPHRTFPGNRPSNSFLIQKITPRTLGSLIAFYEHKVFVEGLLWDINSFDQWGVELGKQLATRVEEELTAGSLLYEHDASTKGLIEFYLKHSK from the coding sequence ATGAATAGCTTACTTTCCCCAAGGCTATGGAATGCATTAAGTGAACACTATCAAAAAGTTTCTCCACTCCATATGCGGGATCTTTTTCATTCCGATCCCCAAAGATTTGAGAAATTTTCGATTTGTTGGGATGATTTCCTTTTCGATTATTCAAAAAATAGAATTACTGAAGAAACTCTTTCTCTGCTTTTGCAAGCCGTGACTGAAGTCGATCTTCCTGGATATATAGAAAAGATGTTTTCAGGGAAGAGAATCAATTTTACTGAAAATAGGCCAGTGCTTCATGTCGCTTTAAGGAATAGATCTGAACGACCAATTTATGTAGATGGAAAAGATGTTATGGTCGATGTCAAAAGGGTCCTAGAAAAAATGAAAAATTTTGCAGAAGCAGTCAGATCCAAACGATGGAAGGGATATAGTGGAAAACCGATAAAAGATATCGTAAATATAGGTATCGGCGGATCGGATCTAGGTCCTCGAATGGTCACCCATGCTCTAAAACCTTATGGACATAAAGAGCTTAATGTTCATTTCGTATCGAATGTGGATGGAACAGATATAGCAGAGGTACTAAAAGCAATTGAACTAGACTCAACACTTTTTATCATCTCCTCAAAAACATTTACTACCAAAGAAACCTTAACGAATGCACATACAGTAAGAAAACAGCTAATAGATTATTTTGGCGATCCAAAAGCAATTGAAAAGCATGTCGTAGCTATATCAACCAATGAAAAAGCGGTGAAGGATTTCGGTATTAGCCCAGAAAACATGTTCGAATTTTGGGACTGGGTTGGTGGTAGATATTCCCTATGGTCTGCCATTGGATTATCTATCGTTCTTTATATAGGCATGGATCAGTTTGAAGAACTGCTTTATGGGGCTTATCTTGTGGATGAGCATTTTCGAAATAGCCCCCTAGAAAAAAACATCCCAGTAATCATGGGGCTTCTTGGATTTTGGTATGGCAATTTTTTTGGAGCTCAAACTTATGGTATTTTTCCCTATGATCAGTACTTAGAACTTTTTCCAGTTTATCTCCAACAATTAGATATGGAAAGCAACGGGAAACGAATTCGCCGAAATGGAACCGTTGTGACCTATCCCACAGGGCCTATTTTGTGGGGAAATCCGTGTACCAATGGTCAACATTCTTTTTTCCAGCTTCTTCATCAGGGCACGCATCTCATTCCTTCAGATTTCATTGCTCCTATCCAAACGCATAATCCTATTGGGAATCATCATCTTATTCTTCTCTCAAATTTTTTTGCTCAAACAGAAGCCTTAATGAAAGGTAAAACAGAGCAAGAAGCTAAAGAAGAAATGCAAAAAGCGAAGCTGAATCCAGAAGCCATCGAAAAACTGCTTCCACATAGGACTTTTCCGGGGAATCGGCCCTCAAACTCCTTTCTTATCCAAAAAATAACTCCAAGGACTCTTGGTAGTTTGATCGCTTTTTATGAACACAAGGTTTTTGTTGAAGGATTACTCTGGGATATTAATTCCTTTGATCAATGGGGAGTGGAACTAGGTAAACAGCTTGCTACAAGGGTTGAAGAAGAGCTAACCGCTGGTTCTTTACTCTACGAGCATGATGCTTCGACAAAAGGACTGATCGAATTTTATCTGAAACATTCCAAATAG